In 'Nostoc azollae' 0708, the following are encoded in one genomic region:
- a CDS encoding sulfite exporter TauE/SafE family protein, with protein MLDLLLITILGFLGSFGHCFGMCGPLAVAFSLYHQEETLGWQQQLKFHTLLNLGRMLSYALVGAGIGALGSVLVEGGQLAGIGSDLRRWIAIITGFMLIWFGLGQVKPDLLPHIPLLHPLLQGSLHNRLAAGMVKLSLHTKWWTPALLGMNWGLMPCGFLYASQIKAAATGSLGNGAITMLAFGLGTLPTMLGVGVSTSLMSKDRRSQLYRLGGWVTLIIGVITLLRTGDTMVDYSGHAALICLILVLIARPISILCPALLRYRRALGVGAFVLSVAHTIHNIQHTLDWDFAAFWFLPLEFQWGMSSGTVALVLIFPAACTSFNFLQKSLGKLWRQINLLSVPALILTTIHAVLIGSHYLGALRLNWGNQLAAFLLGIITLGVLLVRSHFFWSILKIEKFYFPVKKTGDS; from the coding sequence ATGCTAGATTTATTACTGATTACTATCCTGGGCTTCCTGGGGAGTTTTGGACATTGCTTTGGAATGTGTGGACCTCTAGCAGTAGCATTTTCCCTTTACCATCAAGAAGAAACTCTAGGTTGGCAACAGCAATTAAAATTTCATACTCTGCTAAACTTAGGGCGAATGTTGAGCTATGCTCTAGTGGGTGCAGGTATTGGCGCTCTGGGGTCAGTGTTGGTTGAAGGTGGACAACTGGCAGGTATTGGTAGTGATTTACGCCGTTGGATAGCAATAATTACTGGTTTCATGTTAATTTGGTTTGGTTTAGGACAAGTTAAACCAGACTTGCTACCCCATATTCCCTTACTACACCCGTTACTACAAGGTAGTTTACATAACCGCCTGGCTGCGGGAATGGTGAAGCTATCTTTACACACAAAATGGTGGACACCAGCACTTTTGGGTATGAATTGGGGTTTAATGCCTTGTGGTTTTTTATACGCCTCCCAAATTAAAGCTGCTGCCACAGGTAGTTTAGGTAATGGTGCAATTACCATGTTAGCTTTTGGGCTGGGAACTTTACCAACGATGTTAGGAGTAGGTGTTTCTACTTCTTTAATGAGTAAAGATCGCCGTAGTCAGTTGTACCGCTTGGGTGGTTGGGTGACACTGATTATTGGCGTAATTACTCTATTGCGGACTGGTGACACAATGGTAGACTACAGTGGACACGCTGCCCTAATTTGCTTAATTTTGGTGTTAATTGCTCGTCCTATCAGTATTTTGTGTCCTGCATTGCTGCGCTATCGTCGCGCTTTAGGAGTAGGTGCCTTTGTGCTGTCGGTGGCACATACCATCCATAATATACAACACACTCTAGATTGGGATTTTGCTGCTTTTTGGTTCTTGCCACTAGAATTTCAATGGGGAATGAGTTCTGGTACTGTGGCTTTGGTGTTGATCTTTCCTGCGGCTTGCACCAGTTTCAATTTTCTGCAAAAGTCTTTAGGTAAGCTTTGGCGACAAATTAACCTTTTGAGTGTTCCTGCTTTGATATTGACTACTATTCATGCAGTATTGATTGGTTCTCATTACTTGGGTGCTTTAAGATTGAATTGGGGTAATCAATTAGCAGCTTTCTTATTAGGAATAATTACTCTTGGTGTTTTGTTGGTGCGATCACACTTTTTTTGGTCAATATTAAAAATAGAAAAATTCTATTTTCCTGTAAAGAAGACAGGTGATAGTTGA